One region of Zingiber officinale cultivar Zhangliang chromosome 7B, Zo_v1.1, whole genome shotgun sequence genomic DNA includes:
- the LOC122006864 gene encoding 6-phosphogluconate dehydrogenase, decarboxylating 1, chloroplastic-like, with translation MAVESAMLSRIGLAGLAVMGQNLALNIAEKGFPISVYNRTVAKVDETVARAASEGGLPLFGHRSPQDFVLSISRPRSIVILVKAGAPVDQTIDTLSRYLEPGDAIIDGGNEWYENTERRIREASARGLLYLGMGVSGGEDGARNGPSLMPGGSHQAYDNIENILTRIAAQVDDGPCVTFVGEGGAGNFVKMVHNGIEYGDMQLISEAYDVLRIVGGLSNAELAETFAEWNRGELESFLIEITADIFGVRDEHGDGELVDKILDKTGMKGTGKWTVQQAAELSIAAPTIAASLDSRYLSGLKEEREAAAKTLEQAGISSADFATFRSVDKKRLIDDVRQALYASKICSYAQGMNLLKSKSAEKGWNLNLGELARIWKGGCIIRARFLDRIKKAYERNRGLANLIVDPEFAKEMVQRQAAWRRVVGLAIEAGISTPGMCASLAYFDTYRRARLPANLVQAQRDYFGAHTYERVDRPGSFHTEWSKIARQGRAGTGIRS, from the coding sequence ATGGCGGTGGAATCGGCGATGCTCTCGCGGATCGGGCTCGCGGGCCTGGCGGTGATGGGCCAGAACCTGGCCCTCAACATCGCCGAGAAGGGCTTCCCCATCTCCGTCTACAACCGCACCGTCGCCAAGGTCGACGAGACCGTCGCTCGCGCCGCCTCCGAGGGCGGGCTGCCCCTCTTCGGCCACCGCTCGCCGCAGGACTTCGTGCTGTCCATCAGTCGCCCCCGCTCCATCGTCATCCTCGTCAAGGCCGGCGCCCCCGTCGATCAGACCATCGACACGCTCTCCCGCTACCTGGAGCCCGGCGACGCCATCATCGACGGAGGTAACGAGTGGTACGAGAACACCGAGCGCCGTATCCGCGAGGCCTCTGCCCGAGGCTTGCTCTACCTTGGTATGGGCGTCTCCGGGGGCGAGGACGGCGCCCGCAACGGTCCCTCCCTCATGCCGGGTGGATCTCACCAGGCTTACGACAACATCGAGAATATCCTCACCCGTATAGCCGCCCAGGTCGATGACGGTCCCTGTGTCACCTTCGTCGGGGAGGGCGGTGCCGGAAACTTCGTCAAGATGGTCCACAACGGGATTGAGTACGGTGACATGCAGCTCATCTCGGAGGCCTACGACGTACTCAGGATCGTCGGCGGGTTGTCTAATGCTGAGCTCGCTGAGACCTTCGCCGAATGGAACCGTGGCGAGCTCGAAAGCTTCCTCATCGAGATCACTGCCGACATCTTTGGAGTCCGCGATGAGCATGGGGACGGGGAGCTTGTCGACAAGATCTTGGACAAAACCGGGATGAAGGGTACTGGCAAATGGACAGTCCAGCAGGCAGCTGAGCTCTCAATTGCCGCCCCGACCATAGCCGCCTCACTCGACTCTAGGTACCTCAGTGGCctcaaggaagagagggaggctGCCGCCAAGACACTAGAACAAGCCGGAATAAGCAGCGCTGACTTCGCCACATTCCGATCTGTGGATAAAAAACGTCTGATTGATGACGTACGACAGGCCCTCTACGCTTCCAAGATCTGTAGCTATGCCCAAGGAATGAACTTGCTCAAATCTAAGAGCGCGGAGAAGGGTTGGAACCTTAATCTCGGGGAGCTAGCGAGAATTTGGAAAGGCGGGTGCATCATAAGGGCCCGATTCTTGGACAGGATTAAGAAGGCTTATGAGCGGAACCGAGGACTTGCAAACCTGATCGTCGATCCAGAGTTCGCAAAGGAGATGGTACAGCGACAGGCAGCTTGGAGGAGGGTCGTCGGACTTGCGATCGAGGCGGGGATCAGCACCCCAGGTATGTGCGCCAGCCTCGCTTACTTTGACACTTATCGTCGGGCAAGGCTGCCTGCAAACTTGGTGCAGGCACAAAGAGACTATTTTGGGGCGCACACCTACGAACGGGTCGACCGCCCAGGATCTTTCCACACCGAGTGGTCTAAGATCGCGAGGCAGGGTAGGGCCGGCACTGGAATCCGTAGCTGA